In a genomic window of Streptomyces sp. NBC_01142:
- a CDS encoding nitrate- and nitrite sensing domain-containing protein: MQGRFKRDGSAAAEQEPRGGTDRGSSPQHTQNQGPAAPGDSGDRAARPGAAAPGGKEPKVPLKPKGPTDTGSRIALRNWRISTRLVSLLTLPVVAATTLGGLRINESMDDMKQLDHMQLLTNMTKEATELAQALQAERDLSAGPLSNGTSATDFKVAGPRAATDRIRKSFLDATRDIENTGEDEALESIRANANQIAVQVNQLNKIRSTAYDKDVPDSMTVEGYSRLIESLLSLSQDMAQATSNPEMIKRTRALAAFSSAKEYASIQRAIIAAALPGGADAKAPGLSENDRLYGKAAMENGDTELKAFKSIYESSGGNAEELTDPLDNGNPTITASELYAKRVLDNKDGLADQLAQNKRSHLDWTDDYSVRINAMKTIEATLLGEMESKARELREQSQRVALINGALILVVLGVSLVGAFVVARSMIRSLRRLQDTATKVAQDRLPELVKQLSEADPQDVDTSVESVGVHSRDEIGQVAAAFDDVHREAVRLAAEQALLRGNVNAMFTNLSRRSQGLIQRQLSLISELESREADPDQLSSLFKLDHLATRMRRNGENLLVLAGEEPGRRWTRPVPLVDVLRAAASEVEQYERIELSSVPTTEVAGRVVNDLVHLLAELLENATSFSSPQTKVKVTGHALPDGRVLVEIHDTGIGLSPEDLAAINERLASPPTVDVSVSRRMGLFVVGRLSLRHGIRIQLRPSDSGGTTALVMLPVDVANGGKKVPAKPGAGGQGGVPSASGAPAGLGGRPAGSASAPGGGRPGLGGAPGSTSSGSRLGAGAPRGQVGAGAAPRAALPGRDNNPPRQGQGQHAQSPQGPGQGQSGQGQGQGGQGQSGRGQGGGLAGAFGSGAGRGAQSAPARNEARQNGFAPAAPGQGDRGRQLPAPGGPRPELPGGNSSPAPRREEPAPQRPQTTSWGSEQPSAPQQRPSADSPRGHDDHEGSRGPAATEQFARPDFNAPAPRSGSGAGSTGQFVRPDVYGSQDPASTAQFGRPDMGAPQPPAPAPAPRRRDNRDAADFSAPRPMNALPPQPQPEALPPAGPGDGRTPLYDTLETNWFHGPQSGQPAEQPQAPAVPQQPAERPAPAMPQRSPAPNPATPGNAPNASSAAWRSSPNDELVRQAERVRKPAAGGVTTSGLPRRVPRANLVPGTAQEQSNQAGPQVSRAPDDVRGRLTNLRRGIQQGRQQNSTTGSFNLGPTHQQER; this comes from the coding sequence GTGCAGGGACGTTTCAAGAGGGATGGCAGCGCTGCGGCGGAACAGGAGCCGCGCGGCGGGACCGACCGCGGCTCCTCGCCCCAGCACACCCAGAACCAGGGACCGGCAGCGCCCGGCGACAGCGGTGACCGTGCCGCGCGCCCCGGTGCAGCGGCACCCGGAGGCAAGGAACCCAAGGTTCCGCTGAAGCCGAAGGGACCCACGGATACAGGCTCACGAATAGCCCTGCGCAACTGGCGCATCAGCACGCGACTCGTCTCGCTGCTGACCCTGCCGGTCGTTGCCGCGACCACGCTGGGTGGACTCCGTATCAACGAGTCCATGGACGACATGAAGCAGCTGGATCACATGCAGCTGCTGACCAACATGACCAAGGAAGCGACCGAGCTGGCGCAGGCGCTCCAGGCGGAGCGCGACCTGTCGGCGGGTCCGCTGTCCAACGGCACGAGTGCCACCGACTTCAAGGTCGCGGGCCCCCGCGCGGCGACCGACCGGATCAGGAAGTCCTTCCTCGACGCCACCCGTGACATCGAGAACACGGGCGAGGACGAGGCGCTGGAGAGCATCCGCGCCAACGCGAACCAGATCGCCGTCCAGGTGAACCAGCTCAACAAGATCCGGTCCACGGCGTACGACAAGGACGTCCCGGACTCCATGACGGTGGAGGGCTACAGCCGGCTGATCGAATCGCTGCTGAGCCTCTCCCAGGACATGGCCCAGGCGACCTCCAACCCGGAGATGATCAAGCGCACGCGCGCCCTGGCGGCCTTCTCCTCCGCCAAGGAGTACGCGTCCATCCAGCGCGCGATCATCGCCGCGGCGCTGCCGGGCGGTGCCGACGCCAAGGCCCCGGGCCTCAGCGAGAACGACCGCCTCTACGGCAAGGCCGCCATGGAGAACGGCGACACCGAGCTCAAGGCCTTCAAGTCGATCTACGAGTCCTCCGGCGGCAACGCCGAGGAGCTGACCGACCCGCTGGACAACGGCAACCCCACGATCACCGCGTCCGAGCTGTACGCCAAGCGCGTGCTGGACAACAAGGACGGGCTCGCCGACCAGCTGGCGCAGAACAAGCGCTCGCACCTGGACTGGACCGACGACTACTCGGTCCGGATCAACGCCATGAAGACCATCGAGGCCACGCTGCTCGGCGAGATGGAGAGCAAGGCCCGTGAGCTGCGCGAGCAGTCGCAGCGCGTAGCGCTCATCAACGGTGCCCTGATCCTGGTCGTCCTCGGCGTCTCGCTCGTCGGCGCCTTCGTCGTGGCCCGGTCCATGATCCGCTCGCTGCGCAGGCTGCAGGACACCGCCACCAAGGTCGCCCAGGACCGTCTGCCCGAGCTCGTCAAGCAGCTCTCCGAGGCCGACCCGCAGGACGTCGACACCTCGGTGGAGTCCGTCGGTGTGCACTCGAGGGACGAGATCGGCCAGGTGGCCGCGGCCTTCGACGACGTGCACCGCGAGGCGGTCCGCCTCGCCGCCGAGCAGGCGCTGCTGCGAGGCAACGTCAACGCGATGTTCACCAACCTCTCGCGCCGCAGCCAGGGCCTCATCCAGCGTCAGCTCTCGCTCATCTCCGAGCTGGAGTCCCGCGAGGCCGACCCGGACCAGCTGTCCTCCCTCTTCAAGCTGGACCACCTCGCGACCCGTATGCGCCGGAACGGCGAAAACCTCCTCGTCCTCGCGGGCGAGGAGCCGGGCCGCCGGTGGACCCGGCCGGTCCCGCTGGTCGACGTGCTCCGTGCCGCCGCCTCCGAGGTGGAGCAGTACGAGCGCATCGAACTCTCCTCGGTCCCCACGACCGAGGTTGCCGGCCGCGTCGTCAACGACCTTGTGCACCTCCTCGCCGAGCTGCTCGAGAACGCGACCTCCTTCTCCTCGCCGCAGACCAAGGTGAAGGTCACCGGTCACGCCCTCCCCGACGGCCGTGTGCTCGTCGAGATCCACGACACCGGCATCGGCCTCTCCCCCGAGGACCTCGCCGCGATCAACGAGCGGCTCGCCTCGCCGCCCACCGTGGACGTCTCGGTCTCGCGCCGCATGGGTCTGTTCGTGGTCGGCCGCCTGTCCCTGCGGCACGGCATCCGTATCCAGCTGCGCCCCTCCGACTCCGGTGGCACGACCGCGCTGGTCATGCTCCCCGTCGATGTGGCCAACGGCGGCAAGAAGGTCCCGGCCAAGCCCGGCGCCGGCGGCCAGGGCGGCGTTCCTTCGGCGTCCGGTGCCCCCGCGGGTCTCGGCGGCCGTCCGGCCGGCTCTGCCTCCGCGCCCGGCGGCGGCCGTCCCGGTCTCGGCGGTGCACCCGGCTCCACCTCCTCCGGCAGCCGGCTCGGCGCCGGTGCGCCGCGTGGTCAGGTCGGTGCGGGCGCGGCTCCGCGTGCCGCGCTGCCGGGCCGTGACAACAATCCTCCGCGCCAGGGACAGGGCCAGCACGCCCAGAGCCCGCAGGGCCCCGGCCAGGGCCAGAGCGGCCAGGGTCAGGGTCAGGGCGGCCAGGGTCAGAGCGGCCGGGGTCAGGGCGGCGGACTCGCCGGTGCCTTCGGCTCCGGTGCAGGCCGTGGCGCGCAGTCGGCGCCGGCCCGCAACGAAGCCCGCCAGAACGGCTTCGCGCCGGCAGCTCCCGGCCAGGGCGACCGTGGCCGGCAGCTGCCGGCCCCCGGTGGCCCGCGTCCCGAGCTGCCCGGCGGCAACTCCTCCCCCGCCCCCCGGCGGGAGGAGCCCGCGCCGCAGCGCCCCCAGACCACCAGCTGGGGAAGCGAGCAGCCGTCGGCTCCGCAGCAGCGTCCGTCCGCGGACTCCCCTCGCGGTCACGATGATCACGAGGGCTCCCGCGGCCCCGCGGCGACGGAGCAGTTCGCCCGGCCCGACTTCAACGCTCCGGCGCCGCGCAGCGGTTCCGGTGCAGGCTCCACCGGGCAGTTCGTACGCCCTGATGTGTACGGCTCCCAGGACCCTGCCTCGACCGCGCAGTTCGGCCGCCCGGACATGGGGGCTCCGCAGCCTCCGGCTCCGGCGCCCGCTCCGCGTCGGCGCGACAACCGGGACGCGGCGGACTTCTCCGCGCCCCGCCCCATGAACGCGCTGCCGCCGCAGCCGCAGCCCGAGGCCCTGCCCCCGGCCGGCCCGGGCGACGGCCGCACACCGCTGTACGACACCCTGGAGACGAACTGGTTCCACGGCCCGCAGAGCGGTCAGCCCGCCGAGCAGCCGCAGGCTCCCGCCGTCCCGCAGCAGCCGGCGGAGCGTCCCGCTCCGGCCATGCCGCAGCGCTCTCCCGCGCCGAACCCGGCAACCCCGGGCAACGCGCCCAACGCGAGCAGTGCCGCCTGGCGCTCCTCGCCCAATGACGAGTTGGTACGTCAGGCCGAGCGGGTCAGGAAGCCCGCGGCCGGCGGCGTCACCACCTCCGGTCTGCCCCGCAGGGTCCCGCGCGCCAACCTCGTGCCGGGTACCGCGCAGGAGCAGAGCAACCAGGCCGGTCCGCAGGTTTCGCGTGCTCCCGATGACGTACGCGGCCGGCTGACCAATCTCCGTCGGGGCATTCAGCAGGGTCGTCAGCAGAACTCGACGACCGGCAGCTTCAACCTCGGCCCCACTCACCAGCAGGAGCGTTAG
- a CDS encoding fumarylacetoacetate hydrolase family protein, which produces MRIARFSIDGNVAFGAVEGEGPDSLVLDIIKGIPFADFELSGTKVPLSKVRLLPPVLPNKVVAFGRNYAEHAAELGHEVPDAPFAFFKPSTSVVGPGDPIAYPSFSQELHHEAELAVVIGRMCREVPRERVKDVILGYTCANDVTARDVQRREKQWARAKGFDSSCPLGPWVETDLDPSDLAIQCTVNGEQRQLGRTSQMIHSIEDLIVNISEAMTLLPGDVILTGTPAGVGPLNVGDEVAVTIHGIGTLTNKVIKRG; this is translated from the coding sequence GTGCGCATCGCCAGGTTCTCCATCGACGGCAATGTCGCCTTCGGCGCGGTCGAGGGCGAAGGCCCCGACAGCCTCGTACTCGACATCATCAAGGGCATCCCGTTCGCGGACTTCGAGCTCTCGGGCACCAAGGTTCCGCTGAGCAAGGTCCGGCTGCTGCCGCCCGTGCTTCCCAACAAGGTCGTGGCCTTCGGCCGCAACTATGCGGAGCACGCGGCGGAGCTCGGCCACGAGGTGCCCGATGCGCCGTTCGCGTTCTTCAAGCCGTCCACCTCGGTGGTCGGCCCCGGCGACCCGATCGCGTACCCCTCCTTCTCCCAGGAGCTGCACCACGAGGCCGAACTGGCCGTGGTCATCGGCCGGATGTGCCGCGAGGTCCCGCGCGAGCGTGTGAAGGACGTCATCCTCGGCTACACCTGCGCCAATGACGTCACCGCGCGCGACGTCCAGCGGCGCGAGAAGCAGTGGGCGCGGGCCAAGGGCTTCGACAGCTCCTGCCCGCTCGGCCCGTGGGTGGAGACCGACCTCGACCCGAGCGACCTGGCCATCCAGTGCACGGTCAACGGCGAACAACGCCAGCTCGGCCGTACGAGCCAGATGATCCACTCCATCGAGGATCTGATCGTCAACATCTCCGAGGCCATGACCCTGCTCCCGGGCGACGTCATCCTCACGGGCACCCCGGCCGGGGTCGGCCCTCTCAACGTCGGCGACGAGGTCGCCGTCACCATTCATGGCATCGGCACTCTCACCAACAAGGTGATCAAGCGTGGCTAA
- the gltX gene encoding glutamate--tRNA ligase, with product MANANVRVRFCPSPTGNPHVGLVRTALFNWAFARHNGGTMVFRIEDTDAARDSEESYNQLLDSLRWLGLDWDEGPEAGGPHAPYRQSQRMDLYRDVAEKLLAGGYAYHCYCTPLELEARRDAARAAGKPSGYDGKCRELSAEQKAAYGADGRTAIVRFRMPDEPITFTDLVRGELTFTADNVPDYGIVRANGAPLYTLVNPVDDALMEITHVLRGEDLLSSTPRQIALYKALIELGIAKDTPAFGHLPYVMGEGNKKLSKRDPEASLNVYRERGFLPEGLLNYLSLLGWSFSADQDVFSVAELIEKFDIADVNANPARFDLKKAEAINADHIRRLDVKAFTEACGPWLRAPHANWPAENFDQAAWEAIAPYAQTRLTVLSDITANVDFLFLDTPVEDEASWTKAMKEGSDALLRTAREKLADADWTSPESLKNAVLAAGEEHGLKLGKAQAPVRVAVTGRTVGLPLFESMEILGRERALSRIDAALAKLTA from the coding sequence GTGGCTAACGCGAACGTCCGCGTACGTTTCTGTCCCTCGCCGACCGGCAACCCCCATGTGGGTCTGGTCCGCACCGCCCTGTTCAACTGGGCCTTCGCCCGGCACAACGGCGGCACCATGGTCTTCCGCATCGAGGACACCGACGCGGCCCGCGACTCCGAGGAGTCGTACAACCAGCTGCTCGACTCGTTGCGCTGGCTGGGCCTGGACTGGGACGAGGGCCCCGAGGCCGGCGGCCCGCACGCCCCCTACCGCCAGTCGCAGCGGATGGACCTCTACCGGGACGTCGCCGAAAAGCTGCTGGCCGGCGGGTATGCGTACCACTGCTACTGCACCCCGCTCGAGCTCGAGGCCCGCCGCGACGCCGCCCGTGCCGCCGGCAAGCCCTCCGGCTACGACGGCAAGTGCCGCGAGCTGAGCGCCGAGCAGAAGGCGGCGTACGGGGCCGACGGCCGCACCGCCATCGTCCGCTTCCGGATGCCCGACGAGCCGATCACCTTCACGGACCTGGTCCGCGGCGAGCTCACCTTCACCGCGGACAACGTCCCGGACTACGGCATCGTCCGCGCCAACGGCGCCCCGCTCTACACGCTCGTCAACCCGGTCGACGACGCGCTGATGGAGATCACCCACGTCCTGCGCGGCGAGGACCTGCTCTCCTCCACCCCGCGCCAGATCGCGCTCTACAAGGCGCTGATCGAGCTGGGCATCGCCAAGGACACCCCGGCCTTCGGCCACCTTCCGTACGTCATGGGCGAGGGCAACAAGAAGCTCTCCAAGCGCGACCCGGAGGCGTCCCTCAACGTCTACCGCGAGCGCGGCTTCCTCCCTGAGGGGCTGCTGAACTACCTCTCGCTGCTCGGCTGGTCCTTCTCCGCCGACCAGGACGTGTTCTCGGTCGCCGAGCTGATCGAGAAGTTCGACATCGCGGACGTCAACGCCAACCCGGCCCGCTTCGACCTGAAGAAGGCCGAGGCGATCAACGCCGACCACATCCGCCGCCTCGATGTGAAGGCGTTCACCGAGGCGTGCGGCCCCTGGCTGCGGGCCCCGCACGCGAACTGGCCCGCGGAGAACTTCGACCAGGCGGCCTGGGAGGCGATCGCCCCGTACGCCCAGACCCGCCTGACCGTCCTCTCGGACATCACGGCCAACGTCGACTTCCTCTTCCTGGACACCCCCGTCGAGGACGAGGCGTCCTGGACCAAGGCGATGAAGGAGGGCTCGGACGCGCTGCTCCGCACGGCCCGCGAGAAGCTGGCGGACGCGGACTGGACGAGCCCGGAATCCCTGAAGAACGCGGTCCTGGCGGCCGGCGAGGAGCACGGCCTGAAGCTCGGCAAGGCCCAGGCCCCGGTCCGCGTGGCGGTCACCGGCCGCACGGTGGGCCTGCCGCTCTTCGAGTCCATGGAGATCCTTGGCCGGGAGCGCGCGCTTTCCCGCATTGACGCGGCACTGGCGAAACTGACGGCCTAG
- a CDS encoding HAD family hydrolase: MAIRAVLWDIDDTIFDYTSADRSGMQQHLQNEGLPDGYDSVGQALAAWREITEVQWARFAGGETDFQGQRRDRVRMFLGIPLSDAEADAWFECHVTHYEAAWSLFPDAVPVLDLLADDYRHAVLSNSSIHNQDRKLRVLGVRDRFEAVVCAVELGLSKPDPGAFLAACAALSLAPHEVVYVGDHPDIDAQGADAAGLAGVWLDRGGVGGRPELTRITGLDQLPGLLRSDTRFGAPDTFG, from the coding sequence ATGGCCATCCGCGCGGTCCTCTGGGACATCGACGACACGATCTTCGACTACACCAGCGCCGACCGTTCCGGTATGCAACAGCATCTGCAGAACGAGGGCCTGCCCGACGGATACGACTCCGTGGGGCAGGCCCTCGCTGCGTGGCGGGAGATCACCGAGGTGCAGTGGGCCCGGTTCGCCGGTGGGGAGACCGACTTTCAGGGGCAGCGCCGCGACCGCGTCCGTATGTTCCTCGGGATTCCGCTGAGCGACGCCGAGGCGGACGCCTGGTTCGAATGCCACGTCACCCACTACGAAGCCGCCTGGTCCCTCTTCCCGGATGCCGTGCCCGTCCTGGACCTGCTCGCGGACGACTACCGTCACGCCGTCCTGTCGAACTCCAGCATCCACAACCAGGACCGCAAGCTGCGCGTCCTCGGCGTACGGGACCGATTCGAGGCGGTCGTGTGCGCCGTCGAACTGGGGCTCTCCAAACCGGACCCCGGCGCCTTCCTCGCCGCCTGCGCCGCCCTCTCGCTGGCCCCGCACGAGGTCGTGTATGTAGGGGATCATCCCGACATCGACGCCCAGGGCGCCGATGCCGCGGGACTGGCCGGTGTCTGGCTGGACCGTGGTGGCGTCGGCGGGCGCCCTGAGCTCACGCGAATCACCGGCCTGGACCAGCTCCCTGGCCTGCTGCGCAGCGATACCCGTTTTGGAGCGCCGGACACCTTCGGGTAA
- a CDS encoding STAS domain-containing protein codes for MDAVGAELLIRTAELRITRIRRPPGLRIEGVVDVRTHRHLRTALDVLEAAGGDVRLDLSGLEFLDLGGLRMLIGFARTRDEGHHVELTGLAPHLRNVIALVGWDETPGLRLGARRAN; via the coding sequence ATGGACGCTGTCGGCGCGGAACTACTCATACGCACGGCGGAGTTACGCATCACCCGCATCCGGCGGCCACCCGGCCTGAGGATCGAGGGCGTCGTGGACGTCCGCACCCATCGCCATCTGCGTACCGCGCTCGACGTACTCGAAGCCGCCGGGGGAGACGTCCGACTCGATCTCTCCGGGCTGGAGTTCCTCGATCTCGGCGGACTGCGCATGCTGATCGGCTTCGCCCGTACGCGGGATGAGGGCCACCATGTGGAACTCACCGGCCTCGCCCCGCATCTGCGGAATGTGATCGCACTCGTCGGCTGGGACGAGACGCCCGGTCTTCGGCTGGGAGCCCGCCGTGCCAACTGA
- the ndgR gene encoding IclR family transcriptional regulator NdgR, with the protein MDNSSGVGVLDKAALVLSALESGPATLAGLVAATGLARPTAHRLAVALEHHRMVARDMQGRFILGPRLSELAAAAGEDRLLATAGPVLTHLRDVTGESAQLYRRQGDMRICVAAAERLSGLRDTVPVGSTLTMKAGSSAQILMAWEEPERLHRGLQGARFTATALSGVRRRGWAQSIGEREPGVASVSAPVRGPSNRVVAAVSVSGPIERLTRHPGRMHAQAVIDAAGRLSEALRRG; encoded by the coding sequence ATGGACAACTCTAGCGGCGTCGGCGTTCTCGACAAGGCAGCTCTGGTACTGAGCGCACTGGAGTCCGGTCCGGCCACCCTCGCCGGGCTGGTCGCGGCGACAGGGCTCGCACGACCCACGGCACACCGTCTTGCCGTGGCACTGGAACACCACCGGATGGTGGCGAGGGACATGCAGGGGCGGTTCATTCTCGGCCCGCGGCTGTCGGAGCTGGCCGCGGCGGCGGGTGAGGACCGGCTGCTGGCCACGGCCGGGCCCGTGCTCACGCATCTGCGCGATGTGACCGGCGAGAGCGCGCAGCTCTACCGCCGGCAGGGAGACATGCGGATCTGCGTGGCGGCGGCGGAACGGCTGTCCGGACTGCGGGACACCGTGCCGGTCGGCTCCACCCTGACCATGAAGGCGGGCTCCTCGGCCCAGATCCTGATGGCCTGGGAGGAGCCGGAGCGCCTGCACCGCGGACTGCAGGGCGCCCGATTCACGGCGACGGCCCTGTCGGGCGTACGGCGCCGGGGCTGGGCCCAGTCGATCGGCGAGCGCGAGCCGGGTGTGGCCTCCGTCTCCGCGCCCGTACGCGGCCCCTCCAACCGTGTGGTCGCCGCCGTCTCGGTCTCCGGACCGATCGAGCGTCTGACCCGGCACCCGGGCCGTATGCACGCGCAGGCGGTCATCGACGCCGCCGGGCGCCTGAGCGAGGCCCTGCGCCGCGGCTGA
- the leuC gene encoding 3-isopropylmalate dehydratase large subunit: protein MGRTLAEKVWDDHVVRRAEGEPDLLFIDLHLLHEVTSPQAFDGLRQNARPVRRLDLTIATEDHNTPTIDIDKPIADPVSRAQLETLRKNCADFGVRLHPLGDVEQGVVHVVGPQLGLTQPGTTVVCGDSHTSTHGAFGALAFGIGTSQVEHVLATQTLPLARPKTMAITVEGELPDSVTAKDLILAIIARIGTGGGQGYILEYRGSAIEKLSMEARMTICNMSIEAGARAGMIAPDKTTFDYLQGRDHAPKGAEWDEAVAYWQTLHTDDDAVFDAEVFIDARELAPFVTWGTNPGQGAPLSANVPDPASYEDASERHAAEKALEYMGLTAGQALRDIKVDTVFVGSCTNGRIEDLRNAAAIVEGRKVADGVRMLVVPGSVRVALQAVEEGLDKVFTTAGAEWRHAGCSMCLGMNPDQLAPGERSASTSNRNFEGRQGKGGRTHLVSPQVAAATAVLGHLASPADLSDADARTPAGAR, encoded by the coding sequence ATGGGTAGGACACTCGCGGAGAAGGTCTGGGACGACCATGTCGTCCGGCGCGCCGAGGGCGAGCCCGACCTGCTCTTCATCGATCTGCACCTGCTGCACGAGGTGACCAGCCCCCAGGCATTCGACGGCCTGCGGCAGAATGCCCGTCCCGTGCGGCGCCTCGACCTCACCATCGCCACCGAGGACCACAACACCCCCACGATCGACATCGACAAGCCGATCGCGGACCCGGTGTCCCGCGCCCAGTTGGAGACGCTGCGCAAGAACTGCGCCGACTTCGGCGTACGTCTGCACCCGCTGGGCGACGTCGAGCAGGGTGTCGTCCACGTGGTGGGCCCGCAGCTGGGCCTGACCCAGCCCGGTACGACAGTGGTCTGCGGTGACTCCCACACCTCCACCCACGGTGCTTTCGGTGCCCTGGCGTTCGGTATCGGCACCTCCCAGGTCGAGCATGTGCTGGCCACCCAGACGCTGCCGCTGGCCCGTCCCAAGACCATGGCCATCACGGTCGAGGGTGAGCTGCCCGACAGCGTCACCGCCAAGGACCTGATCCTGGCCATCATCGCCAGGATCGGCACCGGCGGCGGCCAGGGATACATCCTGGAATACCGCGGTTCCGCCATCGAGAAGCTCTCGATGGAGGCCCGGATGACCATCTGCAACATGTCGATCGAGGCGGGCGCCCGGGCCGGAATGATCGCCCCGGACAAGACCACCTTCGACTACCTGCAGGGCCGTGACCACGCCCCCAAGGGTGCGGAGTGGGACGAGGCCGTCGCGTACTGGCAGACGCTGCACACCGACGACGACGCCGTCTTCGACGCCGAGGTGTTCATCGACGCCCGCGAACTGGCGCCGTTCGTCACCTGGGGCACCAACCCCGGCCAGGGCGCGCCCCTGTCGGCCAACGTCCCCGATCCGGCTTCGTACGAGGACGCTTCGGAGCGGCACGCCGCCGAAAAGGCCCTGGAATACATGGGGTTGACCGCCGGACAGGCGCTGCGAGACATCAAGGTCGACACCGTCTTCGTAGGCTCCTGCACCAACGGCCGCATCGAGGACCTGCGCAACGCGGCAGCCATCGTGGAGGGCCGCAAAGTCGCCGACGGCGTACGGATGCTGGTCGTCCCCGGGTCCGTACGGGTCGCCCTGCAGGCAGTCGAGGAGGGCCTGGACAAGGTCTTCACCACCGCCGGCGCCGAATGGCGGCACGCGGGCTGCTCGATGTGTCTGGGCATGAACCCCGACCAACTGGCCCCCGGCGAGCGTTCCGCGTCCACCTCCAACCGCAACTTCGAGGGCAGGCAGGGCAAGGGCGGACGCACCCATCTGGTCTCGCCCCAGGTCGCCGCCGCCACCGCGGTACTGGGCCATCTGGCCTCGCCCGCCGATCTGTCCGACGCCGACGCCCGTACGCCCGCTGGAGCGCGATAA
- the leuD gene encoding 3-isopropylmalate dehydratase small subunit — protein MEAFTAHTGRAVPLRRSNVDTDQIIPAHWLKKVTRDGFEDGLFEAWRKDSSFVLNQPERQGASVLVAGPDFGTGSSREHAVWALQNYGFKAVISSRFADIFRGNSLKNGLLTVVLDQKVVDALWELTEADPTADVTVDLEKRQVLAEGITADFDLDENARWRLLNGLDDISLTLQNEADIAAYEASRPAFKPRTIEA, from the coding sequence ATGGAAGCCTTCACCGCACACACCGGCCGGGCCGTACCGCTGCGCCGCAGCAACGTCGACACCGACCAGATCATCCCGGCCCACTGGCTGAAGAAGGTCACCCGCGACGGCTTCGAGGACGGCCTCTTCGAGGCCTGGCGCAAGGACTCGTCCTTCGTTCTCAACCAGCCGGAACGGCAGGGCGCCTCGGTCCTGGTGGCCGGTCCCGACTTCGGCACCGGCTCCTCCCGTGAACACGCCGTCTGGGCCCTGCAGAACTACGGTTTCAAGGCCGTCATCTCCTCGCGGTTCGCCGACATCTTCCGCGGCAACTCGCTCAAGAACGGCCTGCTGACGGTGGTTCTGGACCAGAAGGTCGTGGACGCGCTCTGGGAGCTGACCGAGGCCGACCCGACCGCCGACGTCACGGTCGACTTGGAGAAGCGTCAGGTTCTGGCCGAAGGAATCACGGCTGACTTCGACCTTGACGAGAACGCCCGCTGGAGGTTGCTGAACGGGCTGGACGACATCAGCCTCACCCTTCAGAACGAAGCCGACATCGCGGCTTACGAGGCGTCCCGACCGGCCTTCAAGCCCCGTACAATTGAGGCCTGA
- a CDS encoding HU family DNA-binding protein, giving the protein MNKAQLVEAIADKVGGRQQAAEAVDAVLDAIVRAVVGGDRVSVTGFGSFEKVDRPARYARNPQTGERVRVKKTSVPRFRAGQGFKDLVSGSKKLPRGGEVSVKKAPKGSLSGGASTRTTVKKAAAKKVTAAKKATAKKVTAAKKTTAKKTTAKKTTAKKATPATKAATAKKATAKKTTAKKATAKKTAPAKKATAKKAPAKKATARKITAKKTVARKK; this is encoded by the coding sequence GTGAACAAGGCGCAGCTCGTAGAAGCGATTGCCGACAAGGTCGGCGGCCGCCAGCAGGCCGCTGAGGCTGTCGACGCGGTACTTGACGCGATCGTCCGGGCAGTTGTCGGAGGAGACCGGGTTTCGGTCACCGGCTTCGGCTCGTTCGAGAAGGTCGACCGCCCCGCCCGTTACGCCCGCAACCCGCAGACGGGTGAGCGCGTACGGGTCAAGAAGACGTCCGTTCCGCGCTTCCGTGCGGGACAGGGCTTCAAGGACCTGGTGAGCGGCTCGAAGAAGCTCCCCAGGGGTGGCGAGGTCTCCGTCAAGAAGGCTCCTAAGGGCAGCCTCTCGGGCGGTGCTTCCACCCGTACGACGGTCAAGAAGGCCGCGGCCAAGAAGGTCACCGCCGCCAAGAAGGCCACGGCGAAGAAGGTCACCGCCGCCAAGAAGACGACGGCGAAGAAGACCACCGCCAAGAAGACCACTGCCAAGAAGGCGACTCCGGCCACCAAGGCCGCCACCGCCAAGAAGGCCACGGCGAAGAAGACCACCGCCAAGAAGGCCACCGCCAAGAAGACCGCCCCTGCCAAGAAGGCCACGGCGAAGAAGGCGCCCGCCAAGAAGGCCACGGCGCGAAAGATCACCGCCAAGAAGACCGTCGCCAGGAAGAAGTAA